Proteins encoded in a region of the Equus asinus isolate D_3611 breed Donkey chromosome X, EquAss-T2T_v2, whole genome shotgun sequence genome:
- the LOC106844913 gene encoding probable ATP-dependent RNA helicase DDX53, translated as MAWAPEWRRAEPRDVRASRDGRGGTGGSGLSRYWEPRAFGSREPPLCFRIKNSMVGAVIGRGGSKIKDIQSMTSTKIQIVKGDSEAEVKIFGSEAMKGKAKALIQTLVRKQEGRYSSVASVDNAASQSSAGRDLRTRPVVRQVRPLIDWDHVKAEGAAWAKRKWADLPPIKKNFYVESTATSSLSQVQVDAWRQENFNITCEDLKDGEKRPIPNPTCKFEDAFEHYPEVLKSIKKAGFQRPTPIQSQAWPIVLQGMDLIGVAQTGTGKTLSYLIPGFIHLDSQPISREERNGPGMLVLTPTRELALQVEAECSKYSYKGLKSVCVYGGGNRKEQIQHITKGVDIIIATPGRLNDLQMNKCVNLRSITYLVLDEADKMLDLGFEGQITKILLDVRPDRQTVMTSATWPHTIRRLARSYLKEPMIVYVGTLDLVAVNTVKQDIIVTTEEEKRTLIQEFLRNLSPEDKAIIFVSRKLVADDLSSDLSIQGVPVQSLHGSREQFDREQALDDFRSGRVKILIATDLAARGLDVRDVTHVYNYDFPKNLEEYVHRVGRTGRAGKTGVSVTLMTQADWKIATELIKILERANQSVPEDLLKMAEQCKLQKGKKDSGNGARNPQGKAKQFY; from the coding sequence ATGGCCTGGGCCCCCGAGTGGAGGAGGGCAGAGCCTCGAGATGTCAGGGCCAGCCGGGATGGCAGGGGCGGCACGGGCGGCAGCGGCCTCTCCAGGTACTGGGAGCCGAGGGCCTTTGGCTCCCGGGAACCACCCCTGTGCTTCAGAATAAAGAACAGTATGGTTGGCGCTGTGATTGGTCGCGGAGGGTCAAAGATAAAAGACATCCAGAGTATGACGAGCACCAAAATACAGATCGTAAAAGGTGACTCTGAAGCCGAGGTCAAGATTTTTGGCAGCGAAGCCATGAAGGGAAAAGCGAAAGCACTTATACAAACCCTCGTGCGAAAACAAGAAGGAAGGTACAGTTCGGTAGCCAGTGTAGATAATGCTGCCTCCCAGTCCTCTGCTGGGAGAGACTTACGCACACGCCCCGTTGTTAGACAAGTGCGGCCGCTGATAGACTGGGATCACGTTAAGGCAGAAGGGGCGGCGtgggcaaaaagaaaatgggcGGATTTACCACCAATCAAGAAAAACTTCTACGTAGAATCCACAGCAACAAGCTCGCTGTCTCAAGTGCAAGTAGACGCTTGGAGACAGGAAAATTTCAACATAACGTGTGAGGACCTGAAAGATGGCGAAAAACGTCCCATCCCCAACCCGACCTGTAAATTTGAGGATGCCTTTGAGCACTATCCCGAGGTCCTGAAAAGCATTAAGAAAGCAGGTTTCCAAAGGCCAACGCCCATTCAGTCACAGGCATGGCCGATTGTGCTACAAGGAATGGATCTGATAGGAGTTGCCCAAACCGGGACAGGCAAGACCTTGTCTTATTTGATACCCGGCTTTATTCACCTTGATTCTCAGCCCATatctagagaagaaagaaatgggccTGGCATGCTCGTCCTCACCCCCACGCGAGAGCTAGCTCTTCAGGTCGAGGCAGAATGTTCTAAGTATTCCTACAAAGGTCTCAAAAGCGTTTGTGTATACGGCGGTGGAAACAGAAAAGAGCAAATTCAGCACATTACCAAAGGCGTCGACATCATTATTGCAACTCCTGGACGACTGAATGATCTGCAGATGAACAAGTGTGTCAACCTACGAAGCATCACTTACTTGGTGTTAGACGAAGCGGATAAAATGTTGGATCTGGGCTTTGAAGGCCAGATCACGAAGATTCTATTAGATGTGCGCCCAGACCGGCAGACTGTTATGACAAGTGCAACGTGGCCACACACCATTCGCCGACTTGCAAGATCTTATTTGAAAGAGCCTATGATTGTTTATGTCGGTACCCTAGATCTCGTTGCTGTCAATACAGTGAAGCAAGACATCATTGTCaccacagaggaagaaaaacgAACTCTTATCCAAGAATTCCTACGGAACCTGTCACCCGAAGACAAAGCTATCATATTTGTCAGCAGAAAGCTGGTTGCAGATGACTTATCAAGCGATCTGAGCATCCAGGGCGTCCCGGTACAATCCCTGCACGGCAGCAGAGAGCAGTTTGACCGCGAGCAGGCGTTAGACGACTTCCGAAGTGGAAGAGTGAAGATATTGATTGCTACCGATTTAGCAGCCCGAGGCCTCGATGTCAGGGATGTCACACACGTATACAACTACGATTTCCCAAAGAATCTTGAGGAATACGTGCATAGAGTAGGGCGTACTGGAAGAGCAGGCAAGACTGGAGTCTCTGTCACCCTTATGACTCAAGCTGACTGGAAGATTGCCACTGAATTGATTAAAATTCTGGAAAGAGCTAATCAAAGTGTCCCAGAAGATCTTCTGAAAATGGCAGAGCAATGCAagttgcagaaaggaaaaaaggactcAGGCAATGGAGCCAGAAACCCTCAAGGAAAAGCCAAGCAGTTTTACTGA